One stretch of uncultured Cohaesibacter sp. DNA includes these proteins:
- a CDS encoding D-amino-acid transaminase, translating into MSRIVYVNGEFLPEEAATISIFDRGFLFADGVYEVSTILGGKLVDNGAHLARLGRSLKELDMAAPCSMEEIAEIQHELLKRNDVEEGGLYLQVTRGAADRDFAFPKDAKPSLVMFTQSRPVIKTAAAEKGLAVISLPDIRWQRRDIKTVGLLPASLAKMAAIKAGANDAWMVEDGFITEGTSNNAHIVTKDGKLITRDLSNKILHGITRKAVLALAEETGIEIEERRFTPEEVKVASEAFVTSASTFVTPVISFDGVAIGDGKPGLVAKRLRELYIDFALKSCQ; encoded by the coding sequence ATGTCCCGCATCGTCTATGTGAACGGAGAATTCCTGCCCGAAGAGGCCGCGACAATCTCCATCTTTGATCGCGGCTTTCTGTTTGCGGACGGGGTCTATGAGGTTTCGACCATTCTCGGCGGCAAGCTGGTCGATAATGGAGCCCATCTGGCGCGTCTCGGGCGATCCCTGAAGGAACTCGACATGGCCGCGCCCTGTTCGATGGAAGAAATCGCCGAGATCCAGCATGAGCTTCTAAAGCGCAACGACGTTGAGGAGGGTGGTCTTTATCTGCAGGTCACGCGCGGTGCTGCCGATCGCGACTTTGCCTTCCCCAAGGATGCCAAGCCCTCTCTGGTGATGTTCACCCAGAGCCGCCCTGTCATCAAGACTGCTGCTGCCGAAAAGGGGCTCGCGGTGATCTCCCTGCCTGACATCCGCTGGCAGCGCCGGGACATCAAGACTGTTGGCCTGTTGCCTGCTTCTCTTGCCAAAATGGCGGCGATCAAAGCTGGGGCCAATGATGCCTGGATGGTAGAGGATGGCTTCATCACCGAGGGCACTTCGAACAACGCCCACATCGTCACCAAGGACGGTAAACTCATCACCCGCGACCTCAGCAACAAGATCCTGCATGGCATCACCCGCAAGGCGGTGCTCGCTCTTGCCGAGGAAACCGGGATCGAGATCGAGGAGCGCCGCTTTACGCCCGAAGAGGTGAAAGTGGCGAGCGAAGCCTTCGTCACGTCGGCCTCGACCTTCGTGACGCCCGTCATCAGCTTTGATGGTGTGGCGATTGGCGATGGTAAACCCGGCCTGGTGGCCAAGCGCCTGCGCGAGCTTTACATCGACTTCGCCCTGAAAAGCTGCCAATAG
- a CDS encoding TIGR03862 family flavoprotein has protein sequence MSTGRGDFIDRFAGEPVKSVRLSFAGRSVPGDFVITRHGIEGGPVYALSASLRDAIEAEGQAELMVDLRPNLGIEDLKARLSRPRGKQSMANHLRKTIKLQGAQSALVKLLTDRDVMSDPDQLAQSLKALPLTLLRPRPMDEAISTAGGVAIDALDDQLMVKDHPGLFLAGEMLDWEAPTGGYLLTGCLSQGFRAAKGIERFLSA, from the coding sequence ATGTCGACTGGCCGGGGCGACTTCATCGACCGCTTTGCCGGTGAGCCGGTCAAATCGGTCCGCCTCAGCTTTGCAGGTCGTTCTGTTCCGGGTGATTTCGTGATCACCCGCCATGGCATTGAGGGCGGGCCGGTCTATGCCTTGTCTGCTTCCTTGCGCGATGCCATCGAAGCCGAGGGACAGGCCGAGCTAATGGTTGACCTGCGCCCGAACCTCGGCATCGAGGATCTTAAGGCGCGCCTGTCACGCCCGCGCGGCAAGCAATCGATGGCGAACCACTTGCGCAAGACAATCAAATTGCAGGGGGCGCAGTCGGCCCTCGTGAAGCTGCTGACAGATCGGGACGTCATGTCGGACCCCGATCAGCTGGCGCAGAGCCTCAAGGCGCTGCCATTGACGCTGTTGCGGCCTCGGCCCATGGACGAGGCGATCAGCACGGCGGGCGGCGTTGCCATCGATGCGCTTGACGATCAGCTGATGGTAAAAGATCATCCCGGCCTGTTTCTGGCAGGAGAGATGCTCGACTGGGAGGCACCAACCGGCGGCTATTTGTTGACGGGCTGCCTGTCGCAGGGATTTAGGGCGGCCAAGGGCATCGAGCGCTTTCTCAGCGCCTGA
- a CDS encoding acetyl-CoA hydrolase/transferase C-terminal domain-containing protein, which translates to MGKYGTLEERVRCQFLMNKVMKVEDTLGMFKDGMNLGWSGFTPAGYPKAIPIALADHVEKNNLQGKMRFNLFIGASVGAETEDRWAQLDMIDRRWPYQTGRNIAKAINEGRIRMGDKHLSLFAQDLAYGYYTKDTKSGKLDLAIIEVSAVTEDGCLIPSASVGVIPEIIQTCDNIILEVNTAMPSFEGMHDIMVLHAPPHREIIGITKANSRIGMTCVPCDPSKIVAIVESEYTDKGRALAGADEGSIAIAGHLLSFFEDEVKAGRLPHNLLPLQSGVGSIANAVVSGLANGPFYDLSVYTEVLQDGMLDLFDSGRLSYASSCSLSLSENEGMPRFIEKRDFYQDKIVLRPLSISNNPEVARRLGVIAMNTPIEIDMYGHANSTLVGGTRIVNGIGGSGDFLRSGFLKIMHTPSSRPSKTDPTGISCIVPHAQHIDHTEHDLDVVVTEQGLADLRGLSPRDRAHSIINNCAHPDYKDILNEYFDMAEKDCLARGVGHEPQLWDCVFKMQLNLAKNGTMKIKDWDVKLDLCD; encoded by the coding sequence ATGGGTAAGTATGGTACACTGGAAGAGCGCGTCCGTTGCCAGTTCCTGATGAACAAGGTCATGAAGGTGGAAGACACCCTCGGCATGTTCAAGGACGGCATGAACCTCGGCTGGTCCGGTTTCACCCCCGCTGGCTATCCCAAAGCCATTCCCATTGCTCTGGCTGATCATGTTGAAAAGAACAATCTGCAGGGCAAGATGCGCTTCAACCTGTTCATTGGCGCATCCGTCGGTGCAGAGACTGAGGACCGCTGGGCACAGCTTGACATGATCGACCGCCGCTGGCCCTACCAGACCGGCCGCAACATCGCCAAGGCCATCAACGAAGGCCGCATCCGCATGGGTGACAAGCACCTTTCGCTGTTCGCACAGGATCTGGCCTACGGCTACTACACCAAGGACACCAAGTCCGGCAAACTCGACCTCGCCATCATCGAGGTTTCTGCTGTCACCGAAGACGGCTGCCTGATCCCGTCCGCGTCCGTTGGTGTGATCCCGGAAATCATCCAGACCTGCGACAACATCATTCTCGAAGTCAACACCGCGATGCCATCGTTCGAAGGCATGCATGACATCATGGTGCTGCATGCTCCTCCGCATCGCGAAATCATCGGCATCACCAAAGCCAACAGCCGTATCGGCATGACCTGCGTTCCTTGTGATCCGTCCAAGATCGTCGCAATCGTCGAATCCGAGTACACCGACAAGGGTCGCGCCCTTGCTGGCGCCGACGAAGGCTCCATCGCCATTGCCGGTCACCTGCTCTCCTTCTTCGAGGACGAAGTGAAAGCCGGTCGCCTGCCGCACAATCTGTTGCCTCTGCAGTCCGGTGTTGGCTCGATCGCCAACGCAGTTGTCAGTGGCCTTGCCAACGGCCCCTTCTATGACCTCAGCGTCTATACCGAGGTGCTTCAGGACGGGATGCTCGACCTGTTCGACTCCGGTCGCCTGAGCTATGCCTCCTCCTGTTCGCTGTCCCTGTCGGAGAATGAAGGCATGCCGCGCTTCATCGAGAAGCGGGACTTCTATCAGGACAAGATCGTGCTTCGCCCGCTGTCCATCTCGAACAACCCCGAGGTCGCTCGCCGTCTCGGTGTCATCGCGATGAACACCCCGATCGAGATCGACATGTATGGCCACGCCAACTCGACCCTCGTCGGCGGCACGCGTATCGTCAACGGCATTGGCGGATCGGGCGACTTCTTGCGCTCGGGCTTCCTGAAAATCATGCACACGCCGTCCTCGCGTCCTTCCAAGACCGACCCGACCGGCATCAGCTGCATCGTGCCGCATGCCCAGCATATCGACCACACCGAACACGACCTCGACGTGGTCGTCACCGAGCAGGGTCTTGCCGACCTTCGCGGTCTGTCTCCGAGGGATCGCGCGCACTCGATCATCAACAATTGCGCCCATCCGGACTACAAAGACATCCTCAACGAATATTTCGATATGGCCGAAAAGGATTGTCTGGCACGCGGAGTTGGCCACGAGCCACAACTGTGGGATTGCGTCTTCAAGATGCAGCTCAACCTCGCCAAGAACGGCACTATGAAGATCAAGGATTGGGACGTCAAACTCGATCTCTGCGACTAA
- the cydC gene encoding thiol reductant ABC exporter subunit CydC has protein sequence MKTFNAILGLYWRHYPGWFLWGLVIALVAAFSSIALMATAGWYLGATAISALGGAGAALAFNTVYPGLIIRISALTRTGGRYGERVITHDATFRFLARLRLYVFDGVSQLSYRRLRDFRSGELLSRLTADIDALDGIYLRVVLPIATAILSTLLLLIVLHTINGPMALSVGAILIVTLILLPLHAAKAGVALGRRIASSSESLRLRYIDLLRGQVALIMSGRLDDQVASIGLAAASIRRFQSKLMTRDLIGRALISIAGGLALVAALVLGGFAYESEAINEPMLLMALLGIVALIELLAPIRRGLLDIGKSLFAGKRVLALVSPQPLEDDGPTSDLGPVRLSFERVDFAYSDEATPIVSDFSLSLRSGEAVGIIGPSGAGKSSLLGLAAGLLDPLAGRIRLDYEDGRAGRRQPRIGLLTQRTELFRESLAFNLRIANGDAGEEELLAAMSEAQLAPLLERLTEGLEQSLGDDGQGLSGGESRRLALARLLLFKPDLWLLDEATEGLDQATAKAVLNTLRRETQTKALLFVTHKASEADLADRLLVLSETEPPRTISRSDRESWQKLVSSLR, from the coding sequence ATGAAGACTTTCAATGCGATCCTCGGCCTCTATTGGCGTCATTACCCCGGCTGGTTCCTGTGGGGCCTTGTCATTGCGCTCGTTGCCGCCTTTTCCAGCATAGCCTTGATGGCCACGGCTGGCTGGTATCTGGGGGCGACGGCCATATCGGCTCTTGGTGGGGCCGGAGCCGCTCTTGCCTTCAACACGGTCTATCCCGGCCTGATCATCCGTATCAGTGCCCTCACCCGCACCGGTGGCCGCTATGGCGAGCGTGTCATCACCCACGATGCCACCTTCCGGTTTCTCGCCAGACTGCGGCTTTATGTGTTCGACGGGGTGTCGCAACTTTCCTACCGACGTCTGCGGGACTTCCGGTCTGGAGAGCTGCTATCGCGGCTAACCGCCGACATCGATGCGCTTGATGGCATCTATCTCAGGGTCGTATTGCCCATCGCGACCGCGATCCTCTCCACCCTGTTGCTGCTCATTGTGCTTCACACCATCAATGGACCGATGGCGCTCAGCGTGGGGGCCATCCTCATTGTCACGCTGATCCTGCTGCCGCTCCATGCAGCCAAGGCCGGAGTGGCGCTTGGTCGCCGGATCGCGTCATCGTCGGAGTCCTTGCGCCTTCGTTACATCGACCTGTTGCGAGGACAGGTGGCGCTGATCATGTCGGGACGTCTCGACGATCAGGTTGCCTCCATCGGCCTTGCTGCGGCCAGCATCCGGCGTTTTCAGTCCAAGCTGATGACACGGGATTTGATCGGGCGCGCCCTCATCAGCATTGCAGGGGGGCTGGCGCTTGTGGCTGCGCTTGTTCTGGGTGGGTTCGCCTATGAGAGCGAAGCCATCAACGAGCCAATGTTGCTGATGGCGCTGCTCGGCATCGTCGCCCTGATCGAATTACTCGCTCCGATCCGCCGGGGCCTCCTCGACATCGGCAAGTCACTGTTTGCTGGCAAGCGCGTGCTGGCCCTCGTCTCCCCTCAACCTCTGGAAGACGATGGCCCGACATCAGATCTTGGCCCGGTCCGGCTGAGCTTCGAACGCGTGGATTTTGCCTATTCGGACGAAGCGACCCCCATCGTCAGTGACTTTTCCCTTTCGCTGCGCTCAGGCGAAGCCGTTGGCATCATCGGTCCATCGGGGGCGGGCAAGTCCAGCCTGCTTGGTCTTGCCGCCGGGCTCCTCGATCCGTTGGCGGGACGGATTAGGCTCGACTATGAGGACGGACGTGCCGGTAGGCGGCAGCCGCGCATAGGCCTTCTGACCCAGCGGACGGAGCTGTTTCGCGAGAGCCTCGCCTTCAACCTCAGGATCGCGAATGGCGATGCAGGCGAAGAAGAGCTGCTTGCGGCCATGTCCGAAGCGCAATTGGCGCCGCTGCTGGAAAGACTGACGGAAGGGCTTGAGCAATCGCTTGGGGATGACGGACAAGGCCTGTCTGGTGGTGAGAGCCGACGGCTCGCCCTTGCACGGCTATTGCTGTTCAAACCGGATCTCTGGCTGCTCGACGAGGCAACCGAAGGGCTCGATCAGGCCACAGCCAAGGCGGTTCTGAACACCTTGAGACGCGAGACCCAGACCAAGGCGCTTCTATTCGTCACGCACAAGGCGTCTGAGGCGGATCTGGCCGACCGGCTGCTGGTTCTGAGTGAGACGGAACCGCCGCGAACCATCTCGAGATCTGACCGGGAAAGCTGGCAGAAACTGGTCTCTTCACTACGCTGA
- a CDS encoding cation diffusion facilitator family transporter, producing MARQGTLFSPKQLAIGSIVVSLLVLGLKYLAYAMTNSVGLYSDALESIVNLAASIAVAIAISLRDKPADHNHPYGHDKAEYISAVLEGVLIVLAALAIFVEASETLLNPRPLQIPILGLVLNAAAGVLNGVWALMLVRYGRKLRSPALVADGKHLFTDVLSSLGILIGITFALLTGLDWLDPLLAFLVAAMILWTGWGLIRNSLGGLMDEAVDEEELEQIQTIIMAHADGAIEAHDLRTRHAGRITFIEFHLVVPSHMTVFNAHEICDKIEDALEEAIQNAHVVIHVEPENKAHEPDADGSMVI from the coding sequence ATGGCCCGCCAAGGTACTCTTTTCAGTCCCAAACAGCTTGCGATCGGCTCGATCGTTGTGTCTCTGCTCGTTCTGGGGTTGAAGTATCTCGCCTATGCGATGACCAACTCGGTCGGCCTTTATTCGGATGCGCTCGAGTCGATTGTCAATCTCGCCGCATCCATTGCCGTTGCCATCGCGATCTCGCTACGGGACAAGCCGGCTGATCACAATCATCCTTACGGGCATGACAAGGCGGAATATATTTCGGCGGTCCTTGAAGGGGTGCTGATCGTTTTGGCGGCGCTTGCCATCTTTGTCGAGGCCAGCGAAACGCTGCTCAACCCGCGTCCCTTGCAAATTCCCATCCTCGGGCTTGTGCTCAATGCTGCGGCGGGCGTGCTCAATGGCGTCTGGGCGCTCATGCTTGTACGCTATGGCCGCAAGTTGCGCTCCCCGGCGCTCGTTGCCGATGGCAAGCATCTCTTCACCGACGTGCTGTCATCGCTCGGCATCCTGATCGGCATCACATTTGCGCTCCTGACCGGTCTCGACTGGCTCGATCCGCTGCTTGCTTTCCTCGTTGCCGCTATGATCCTCTGGACCGGTTGGGGCCTGATCCGCAATTCGCTGGGTGGCCTGATGGATGAGGCCGTCGACGAGGAAGAGCTCGAACAGATCCAGACCATTATCATGGCTCACGCCGATGGCGCCATCGAGGCACATGATCTGCGCACGCGCCATGCGGGCCGTATCACCTTCATCGAGTTTCATCTGGTGGTGCCGAGCCACATGACCGTGTTCAACGCTCACGAGATCTGCGACAAGATCGAGGATGCGCTTGAAGAGGCCATCCAGAACGCACATGTGGTCATTCACGTCGAGCCCGAAAACAAGGCCCATGAACCCGACGCCGACGGCAGCATGGTGATCTGA
- a CDS encoding NAD(P)/FAD-dependent oxidoreductase, giving the protein MIKAKRQKRNVAIIGAGAAGLMAADHLSLLRPDLTITLYDAMPSPARKILMAGKSGLNITHFEGIDNPELFASRYGAAASWMSPMLRDFGAKEVIDWMAELGQESLKGSSGRIFPTVMKASPLLRSLMQQLDKRGVRLITRHRWQGWDEAGDLRFKDAHGNTVVIDRPNATLLALGGPSWPRLGTDGAFLPALEALGLPVRAYRPANCGFDVDWPGRLHRPLCR; this is encoded by the coding sequence ATGATCAAGGCAAAGAGGCAAAAGCGGAATGTTGCCATCATCGGTGCGGGGGCTGCCGGTCTGATGGCAGCCGATCATCTCTCCTTGCTGCGCCCCGATCTCACCATCACGCTCTATGATGCCATGCCCTCCCCGGCCCGCAAGATCCTGATGGCTGGCAAAAGCGGCCTCAACATCACCCATTTCGAGGGCATCGACAATCCCGAGCTGTTTGCTTCCCGCTATGGCGCTGCGGCCTCGTGGATGTCCCCTATGCTCCGCGACTTTGGCGCCAAGGAGGTGATCGACTGGATGGCGGAGCTGGGGCAAGAGAGCCTCAAAGGCTCCTCAGGTCGGATTTTCCCCACTGTGATGAAGGCATCCCCCCTGCTGCGCTCGCTGATGCAGCAGCTTGATAAGCGGGGTGTCAGGCTCATCACCCGCCATCGCTGGCAGGGTTGGGACGAGGCTGGCGATCTGCGTTTCAAGGACGCCCACGGAAATACTGTCGTCATTGATCGTCCTAATGCGACTCTACTGGCTCTTGGCGGTCCAAGCTGGCCTCGGCTTGGCACGGATGGGGCCTTTCTTCCTGCGCTTGAGGCCTTGGGTCTTCCGGTTCGCGCCTATCGTCCGGCAAACTGCGGCTTTGATGTCGACTGGCCGGGGCGACTTCATCGACCGCTTTGCCGGTGA
- a CDS encoding transglutaminase-like cysteine peptidase, producing MNVHEFSAKFEAVGGMALGMLGLLFLGSGHAEASGAYMRVMERTSTPAGHVYYCAQEPQACSRYGEGAVVLTQASWDQLLEINHRVNQSIKPVEDGRIDTWSVYVTKGDCEDYALTKQRELLRVGWPSDALLITTAYLQDGTYHAVLLVRTDRGEFVLDNLNSLVLPWEKVKYHWNKRQAVGNPRVWQRIAGAPRSTANNPVAGLRLRGRQP from the coding sequence TTGAACGTTCACGAATTTTCCGCGAAATTCGAAGCCGTGGGTGGCATGGCCTTGGGGATGCTGGGACTTCTGTTTCTCGGCTCGGGCCATGCTGAAGCCTCCGGCGCCTATATGCGGGTGATGGAACGGACCAGCACTCCGGCGGGTCACGTCTACTACTGCGCACAGGAGCCTCAAGCCTGCTCTCGTTACGGCGAGGGTGCCGTTGTCCTGACGCAAGCAAGCTGGGATCAGCTGCTAGAAATCAACCATCGCGTGAACCAAAGCATCAAGCCCGTCGAAGATGGCCGGATCGATACGTGGTCGGTTTATGTCACGAAAGGTGACTGCGAAGATTATGCCCTGACAAAGCAGCGCGAACTGCTGCGTGTGGGCTGGCCATCCGATGCCCTGCTGATCACCACCGCCTATCTGCAGGATGGCACCTATCATGCGGTGCTGCTTGTCCGGACCGACCGGGGCGAGTTTGTCCTCGACAATCTCAACTCGCTCGTTCTGCCCTGGGAGAAGGTCAAGTATCACTGGAACAAACGGCAGGCGGTCGGCAATCCGCGGGTTTGGCAACGGATAGCCGGGGCACCGCGTAGCACAGCCAACAACCCCGTTGCCGGTCTGCGACTGCGTGGACGGCAACCGTAA
- a CDS encoding nitronate monooxygenase family protein, producing the protein MSLPKLFDTLRLPVVASPMFIISNPAMVIAQCTAGIVGSFPALNARPQEALDGWLTEIEEALDAHNQANPDSPAAPYAVNQIVHRSNDRLMADLETCVKHQVPIVITSLGAVEAVNEAVHSYGGIVLHDVINNRFAKKAIEKGADGLIAVAAGAGGHAGTLSPLALIGEIRSWFDGPLLLSGAISTGASILAAQAMGADLAYMGSAFIASKEANAEEAYKQMIVDCAADDIIYTDKFTGVYGNYLKPSLVASGIDPAEILKEERTAMDFAKASGSDAKAWKSIWGSGQGIGTVDKIDTIEDIVLRLTSEYNAARDRLLA; encoded by the coding sequence ATGAGCCTGCCCAAACTCTTCGATACCCTTCGTCTGCCCGTTGTGGCCTCGCCCATGTTCATCATCTCCAATCCGGCCATGGTCATTGCCCAGTGCACGGCAGGGATCGTGGGGTCCTTCCCGGCTCTCAATGCCCGCCCACAGGAAGCGCTTGATGGTTGGCTAACGGAGATAGAGGAAGCGCTTGATGCCCACAATCAGGCCAACCCGGACAGCCCTGCCGCTCCTTATGCGGTCAACCAGATCGTTCATCGCTCCAACGACCGCCTGATGGCAGATCTGGAGACTTGCGTGAAGCATCAAGTTCCAATCGTCATCACATCTCTAGGCGCCGTTGAGGCAGTGAACGAGGCAGTGCATTCCTATGGCGGCATCGTGCTGCATGATGTCATCAACAACCGCTTTGCCAAAAAGGCGATCGAAAAAGGCGCTGACGGCCTGATTGCGGTTGCCGCCGGGGCTGGCGGCCATGCGGGCACACTGTCGCCGCTGGCGCTGATTGGCGAGATCCGCAGCTGGTTCGATGGTCCGCTGTTGCTCTCTGGCGCCATTTCAACCGGCGCGTCCATTCTGGCAGCGCAAGCGATGGGAGCCGATCTTGCCTATATGGGTTCAGCCTTTATCGCATCGAAAGAGGCCAATGCCGAGGAAGCCTACAAGCAGATGATCGTCGACTGCGCTGCCGATGACATCATCTATACCGATAAATTCACCGGCGTATATGGCAACTATCTCAAGCCGTCGCTCGTGGCCTCCGGCATCGACCCGGCCGAAATCCTGAAGGAAGAGCGCACCGCCATGGACTTTGCCAAGGCAAGCGGCAGCGACGCCAAGGCATGGAAATCCATCTGGGGATCGGGACAGGGCATCGGCACAGTCGACAAGATCGATACCATAGAGGATATCGTTCTCCGGCTGACATCCGAGTATAATGCAGCAAGGGACAGACTTCTGGCCTGA
- a CDS encoding NADH:flavin oxidoreductase/NADH oxidase family protein produces MSDGSVEISPLFRPLTLPCGVTLKNRIIKSAMSDSLGDGTGLPTAEQQRLYARWARGGLAASIIGEVQGSGAFAEKPGNLVLSLDQVSASFRDLAAAGTADGAQLWLQLGHAGAMAHAPISNPKGPSALDLPKLRCEALSPDEINALPEQFANTAALAKDFGFGGVQIHAAHGFLLSQFLSPLFNKRADAYGGSLEGRMRLTLEVIEAVRHAVGQDFPVAIKINATDQLEGGFMQEEALELVAALDQTSIDLIDISGGTYFPGAKSAFDSAGSGPYFLPFAEKARKQTSKPLMVTGGFKTRTEAEEAITLGKADVVGLARALVIDPELPQKWKVDPNYDPVFPRFEAPPEGGITAWYTMRMTDWASGEDREALGLRDAISTYEARDREREPRWNARFTREP; encoded by the coding sequence ATGTCCGATGGCTCTGTCGAGATCAGCCCCCTGTTTCGCCCCCTGACGCTGCCCTGCGGCGTAACCCTCAAGAATCGCATCATTAAGTCCGCGATGTCGGATTCCCTCGGCGATGGCACGGGTCTTCCCACCGCGGAGCAACAAAGGCTCTATGCCCGCTGGGCAAGGGGAGGGCTCGCCGCCTCCATCATCGGCGAAGTGCAGGGCAGTGGAGCCTTCGCTGAAAAGCCGGGCAATCTTGTCCTGTCGCTCGATCAGGTCTCGGCTTCCTTTCGGGATCTGGCTGCTGCTGGAACTGCGGATGGCGCTCAGCTGTGGCTTCAACTAGGGCACGCGGGCGCCATGGCTCATGCCCCGATCAGCAACCCGAAGGGCCCGAGCGCTCTCGATTTGCCCAAGCTCCGTTGCGAGGCACTGAGCCCTGACGAGATCAACGCGCTCCCGGAGCAGTTTGCCAACACCGCGGCGCTCGCAAAGGATTTCGGCTTTGGTGGCGTTCAGATTCACGCGGCCCACGGCTTTCTGTTGAGCCAGTTTCTCTCGCCCCTGTTTAACAAGCGCGCGGACGCCTATGGCGGCTCGCTTGAGGGGCGCATGCGGTTGACACTGGAGGTCATCGAGGCGGTGAGGCACGCGGTTGGTCAGGACTTTCCCGTCGCGATCAAGATCAACGCAACGGATCAGTTGGAGGGTGGCTTCATGCAGGAAGAAGCGCTCGAGTTGGTCGCCGCTCTCGATCAGACGTCGATAGACCTCATCGACATCAGCGGCGGCACCTATTTCCCCGGAGCCAAATCGGCATTCGATAGCGCCGGAAGTGGCCCGTACTTCCTGCCCTTCGCCGAAAAGGCCCGCAAGCAGACATCCAAACCGCTGATGGTTACCGGCGGTTTCAAGACCCGAACCGAGGCTGAGGAGGCAATCACATTGGGCAAGGCCGATGTCGTCGGGTTGGCGCGGGCTCTGGTCATTGACCCCGAGCTGCCACAGAAATGGAAGGTCGACCCCAACTATGATCCGGTCTTCCCGCGCTTCGAAGCCCCACCCGAAGGCGGCATCACGGCGTGGTACACCATGCGCATGACTGACTGGGCAAGCGGGGAGGACAGAGAGGCTCTGGGTCTTCGGGACGCCATTTCGACCTATGAGGCGAGGGATCGCGAGCGGGAGCCGCGCTGGAATGCGCGCTTTACCAGAGAGCCCTGA